The Flavobacteriales bacterium region CATTTAGGGTAGTGTCGACCCCAATTTCAGTTTTTTTCCACCTGCTCAGGCACTTAGAACACAATTGGCAAGGTTTTCGCTGTATATTTCAAAAAAATTGAATTCATGAAAAAGTTCTTGCTTTCATTGGCATTTTTCGCTCCCGCCCTGATGGTTTGGAGTCAGGAAAACAATGTAATAAAACTACCCACCGATAAAAACGGAAAAATAGAGTTCACTGAGGTGGCCGACCAGGAAGGAATAAAAGCGGATAGCTTAAAAAAGAAAGCCATTGTTATTTTAAACCAATGGAAAAACATCAGCGATGTAAAAGTGGAAGGCAATTCGGTTACTGCAAACGGATTTGAAGATTTTATTGGCGGAGCTAAAAAACAAAAAATGAAAATGAGTTATGGATTGAGAGTAGATTTTAAAGACAATCGATACAAAATTACATTCAGTAAAATAGAATACACGCCTTATCCCGATGCCAATAATCCCACGCAAATGACCACACCGGCAGAATCGTGGTATGGCGATTATCAACTTCTCATCGGAAAAGGAAAAGAAAGCTCATCCAAAGCGAAAATCTACTATCACATTTTCAATACCACCAGCAGAGATATTGAAGCATTAAAAATGCAATTGATCGATGCCATGGGAAGCACGGTTCCCGAAGGCGATGATTGGTAAAAATAAAAAAGCCCCGAACTGTCGGGGCTTTTCATTTCAAAATAATTATTGTTTTTTTATCGTTTTACGCATCACATAGTGATATTCATTTTCGCTGTTTGCACCGGGAACGTTGTAAGCATTTACAAAAACCCCCCCATCTGCAGCCATGAAATTTAGCGCATCGATCATAGAATTGAATTTTTTCGGTTTCCCTGTAGCCGGATCTTTTAGTACATCGTTGTTGATGCCTTCGAACACTTTATTTTCTTGTCCGAAATCCACTTCAATTTTAATTTTTCCCGTAAAGGAAAAGGTAGCGCGACCAACAATTTCGCAATACACTTCTTTGGTGTCTTGTGCACCTGCAGAAAAGCTTAAGCCAAATGCCAAAGCAAAAAGTAAAAAGAGTTTTTTCATAACATGGAGTTTTAATTAGGGCAAATCAGAAGCAATTATTGTGCCAACAAATTGATAATTAATCGAAAAGAGTATGAATCGTATTACATTTTCTTATCAGACCAAAGATTACCGCAATTTTATTAGCGAATACACCTTTAGAGGTCCCAACAAAATGACCAGCTACCGACGTATTTTGATTGCCATTTTTCTGGTAGTCATCTCCATCCTATTTTATAAAACGGCAAAACATCCCTTTGAACTGGCCATGAGCGGAGCCTATTTCATTATTGGTCTTTATTACTTCATATTCCCTATTCTCAATACACGATTCAGAAAATTTGAAGCTTTTCCGGTTGAAATGGAACTCCATGCTAAACAACTGGAAATATCAAATCCCTATTCGAAAACCTTTATTAATTACTCCGTTTTAAAATGGATAGAACTCAAAAACTGGATTGCAATGCCTCTTCCGAATCATCATATTATCATGTTGCCTAAGGACCGCATCTCCGAAACAGATTTGGCAGAAATCCGTAAACGCATCGGATGAAAAAATGGATCCTCTTACTGATAATTTTGAGTATTCCCTTTGCGATTTCTGCAAACGGAGATTCTTTACAAACCGATACGTTACGTTTTATTAAAGTGCATTTCCTCTATGGGAGTAAGCCTGCAAAAGGATTTAAAAAAACAGAAAAAAAACTGTTTGGTGGACTCCACGGCGGACATGTCACCATTGAAGCCGCCGGAAGAAACATTGGATTTAATCCCGTAGGATCGTATCATGTATTCCCGCATAAAAAAAATAAACACGGAACATTTTCTTACGACTGGTCCAACTTTAAACGCGACACGCTGGGGAAAAAATTTCTAACCTTTATTATTCCCGTTTCAGCAGAACAAGAGCGCATCATCGACAGTTTGCATTCTGCCTATTTAAAAACTACACCCTACGATTACGCCATGTTTGGTTATCGTTGCGCATCGGCCAGCTGGGATATTTTAGAGGAAGCGGGTATTCTTGAAAAGAAAAGTAAATTCTGGAAAACACAAGTAATTTTTTATCCGAAGCGAATTCGCAAACGAATGATACGAATGGCTGCAGAGGAAAACTGGATAATGGTCTATAAAGAAGGAAAAAAATCCAGAACATGGGAAAAAGACGTGCATCGTCCTGATAAATAGACCTCTTTCCTCTACTGTAACATATATCACTTTCTTTATATATAGTTCTCGCTATGTTTGTATCGTAAATGAAAAACATGACGGCTATCCGCATCGATAAATTTGAAAGGGCTTCTCAGATTCTAAAAGCTTTGTCTCACCCCGTGAGAATGGCTATGATGGAGATGCTGATAAAGGATAAGCAATTAAATGTAACTACCATTTACGAACAATTGGGGATTGAACAGGCAGTGGCATCGCAACATCTTGCAGTTTTAAAAAAGTATGGCGTTCTTGAAGTGAAAAAGAAAGGTAAAAACGCCTATTACTATATCCGACAACCCCGCTTGTATAAAATCATTGAACTGATAAATAAATGTGAATTATGTTGATTGTTGCCGGATATATTTCTGCTCTGATTATGGGCATAGTGCTCGGCCTCATTGGTGGTGGTGGTTCAATATTAACCTTTCCGGTGCTGGTCTATTTTTTTGGTGTAGATCCCAATCACGCAGTGTCTGATTCGCTCTTTGTTGTTGGAGTCACTTCCATGGTAGGAGCAATCGGTTATATCCGGAATAATCTGGTAAGTCTTCGCTCCGTAATTGTGTTCGGAATTCCAAGTATCATCTCCATTTACCTCACCAAAAAATATGTTTTCCCACCCATACCGGGTGAATTTCCGGTTTTCGGAATCATTGTAAGTAAAGCGGTAGCCATTAAAGTGTTGTTTTCAGTATTGATGGTAACTGCCTCCTACAGCATGATAAAACCCATTAAGGTGATTCGTCAGGACGATTACGAATCGGCTGAACGTTACCGTTATTTACTGATTATGTTTATAGGTTTATCGGTTGGATTTCTGGCCGGTTTAGTGGGCGCAGGTGGAGGATTTTTAATTATTCCCGCACTGGTGATTTTGGCAAAACTTCCCATGAAAAAAGCAATCGGAACTTCATTGGTAATTATTACGCTGAATTCATCACTCGGATTTATTGGTGGATTGAGTCACGACGTGCCGGTGAACTGGAAATTTTTATTGAGTCTGGTAGCTATATCTGTGGTTGGCATTTTAGTGGGAATGACGCTTTCCAAAAAAATACCGGGATCAAAATTAAAACCGGCATTCGGTTGGTTTGTCCTCCTGGTGGGAAGTACCATGCTAATTTCAGAATTGTTTAAAAACTAAAAACTTAGTTATATGATTTTTCGCAAAGGCACAAAAATGTACAGCATTGTAAACAGAAAATGTCCGCATTGCCACGAAGGCGAATTTTTTATGTCGCGCAATCCTTACGATTTATCCAAAGCCGGAGAGATCTATGAAAAATGCGAGGTATGTCACCGCAAACTCATGATTGAGCCTGGGTTTTATTACGGCGCCATGTATGTAGCTTATGCATTAGCCGTTGCTACCTATGTTTCGGTGTATGTGGCTACGATTGTACTCTATCCGCAGGCTTCTACCTGGACCTACATCGGGCTGATTATTGCAACCTTAATTCTGGGCGGACCCTTCCTCTTTATGCTCTCAAAAATCATTTGGGGGAATTTCTTTATCAAATACAAAGGGGTACAACCTACTGCAAAAGAGCTGGAAGAAAAAGAAAAGAAAAAAGCAGAAAAAACGGAGCCGATGCAAAACGCATAATTCCGTAAATTTGTAACCAGATACCAAAAACCATGAAAATAGAACAACTCTATACCAACTGCCTTGCAGAGGCGGCCTATTATATCGAAAGTGAAGGAGAAGCAATAATCATTGATCCACTTCGCGAAACAGATCCTTATATCCGTAAAGCCGAAGAAAACAAAGCGAAAATCAAATATATTTTCGAAACGCATTTCCATGCCGACTTTGTTTCCGGACATGTTGATCTTGCCAAAAAAACCGGTGCTATCATTGTCTATGGTCCCACTGCCAATCCATCCTTTACTTGTCACGTAGCCAAGGACGGTGAACTGTTTCAACTCGGAAAAATTTCCATTACGGTTTTGCATACACCCGGACATACCATGGAATCGGTGAGCTATCTGCTTAAAGATGAAAATGGAAAAGAAACGGCCCTTTTCACAGGTGATACCTTATTCATCGGCGATGTGGGTCGTCCGGATCTAGCCGTAAAATCGGATCTTACCGAAAAAGACCTCGCAGGATTATTGTACGATTCACTGCGCAATAAAATCATGACTTTACCGGATGATGTCATCATCTATCCTGCCCATGGAGCCGGTTCTGCATGCGGAAAAAACATCAGCAAAGAAACGTTTTCCACCCTGGGTGAACAGAAAAAAAGCAATTATGCTTTGCAAAATATCAGTCGCGAAGAATTCATCGATGAATTAACCACAGGTATTTTACCCGCGCCCCAATACTTTGCAAAAAATGCCATGCTGAATAAAAACGGATACGATAGTATCGACGAAGTTATTTCGCGTGGAAATGTTGCGCTGTCGCTCGATGACTTCGCCACACAAATGGCAAATGGAGCGATGGTTTTGGATGTGCGTAAAAAAGAAGATTTCGCCGCAGCACATATTCCCGGCTCGATGTACATCGGCATTGATGGTCAGTTCGCCGTTTGGGTAGGTGCGTTAATTAAAGACCTGAATCAACCCATCATTCTCATCACGCCAGAAGGAAGAGAAGAAGAAACGGTATTGCGACTGGCACGTGTTGGTTACGATCATTGCAAGGGATTTTTAAAAGGCGGTTTCGCAACCTGGAAAGAGGCCGGTAAAGCAACTGCTTCCGTAGAGCAAATTTCTGCCGAAAACCTGGAACAAATGGTTCGCGATGTAACGATTGTTGACGTACGTAAACCCGGGGAGTTTTCTGCCGAACATGTAGAAAATGCCCTCAGCATGCCGCTCGATTATATCAATGAAAAAATGGATTCGCTACAGAAAAATGAAAAATATTATGTGCATTGCAAAAGTGGATATCGTTCCATGATTGCAGTTTCCATTCTAAAAAGAAACGGATTTACACAACTGGTTGATGTGATCGGTGGTTTTGATGCCATCGCAAAAACCAAGGCGCCTGTAACGGCTTATGTTTGTCCTTCTACCTTAAAATAATTTACACCTCATTCATGAAAGGAGCCTCAGCGGCTCCTTTTTTGTTTGATCAGAAGGTATAGGGCAAATCCGGCTAAAATTTAAACCTTCCTTGTAGCTACAATCTTGCCATTGTCTATTTTAGCGGTCCAAATTCATCTATG contains the following coding sequences:
- a CDS encoding metalloregulator ArsR/SmtB family transcription factor produces the protein MTAIRIDKFERASQILKALSHPVRMAMMEMLIKDKQLNVTTIYEQLGIEQAVASQHLAVLKKYGVLEVKKKGKNAYYYIRQPRLYKIIELINKCELC
- a CDS encoding sulfite exporter TauE/SafE family protein; translation: MIVAGYISALIMGIVLGLIGGGGSILTFPVLVYFFGVDPNHAVSDSLFVVGVTSMVGAIGYIRNNLVSLRSVIVFGIPSIISIYLTKKYVFPPIPGEFPVFGIIVSKAVAIKVLFSVLMVTASYSMIKPIKVIRQDDYESAERYRYLLIMFIGLSVGFLAGLVGAGGGFLIIPALVILAKLPMKKAIGTSLVIITLNSSLGFIGGLSHDVPVNWKFLLSLVAISVVGILVGMTLSKKIPGSKLKPAFGWFVLLVGSTMLISELFKN
- a CDS encoding DUF983 domain-containing protein; the encoded protein is MIFRKGTKMYSIVNRKCPHCHEGEFFMSRNPYDLSKAGEIYEKCEVCHRKLMIEPGFYYGAMYVAYALAVATYVSVYVATIVLYPQASTWTYIGLIIATLILGGPFLFMLSKIIWGNFFIKYKGVQPTAKELEEKEKKKAEKTEPMQNA
- a CDS encoding MBL fold metallo-hydrolase, which translates into the protein MKIEQLYTNCLAEAAYYIESEGEAIIIDPLRETDPYIRKAEENKAKIKYIFETHFHADFVSGHVDLAKKTGAIIVYGPTANPSFTCHVAKDGELFQLGKISITVLHTPGHTMESVSYLLKDENGKETALFTGDTLFIGDVGRPDLAVKSDLTEKDLAGLLYDSLRNKIMTLPDDVIIYPAHGAGSACGKNISKETFSTLGEQKKSNYALQNISREEFIDELTTGILPAPQYFAKNAMLNKNGYDSIDEVISRGNVALSLDDFATQMANGAMVLDVRKKEDFAAAHIPGSMYIGIDGQFAVWVGALIKDLNQPIILITPEGREEETVLRLARVGYDHCKGFLKGGFATWKEAGKATASVEQISAENLEQMVRDVTIVDVRKPGEFSAEHVENALSMPLDYINEKMDSLQKNEKYYVHCKSGYRSMIAVSILKRNGFTQLVDVIGGFDAIAKTKAPVTAYVCPSTLK